A section of the Leptolyngbyaceae cyanobacterium genome encodes:
- a CDS encoding DUF4089 domain-containing protein: MTNENDRIAEYVDRVANLIELPIDPEYRPGVVTNMTRIAQVAQLVNEFPLPEDIEAATVFEP, from the coding sequence ATGACTAACGAAAATGACCGAATAGCTGAATATGTCGATCGCGTAGCAAACTTAATCGAGTTGCCGATCGATCCGGAATACCGCCCTGGTGTGGTAACAAATATGACTAGGATCGCCCAAGTTGCCCAACTGGTAAACGAATTTCCCTTGCCCGAAGACATTGAAGCTGCCACGGTGTTTGAACCATGA